The Panicum hallii strain FIL2 chromosome 5, PHallii_v3.1, whole genome shotgun sequence genome contains the following window.
TCAAATGTTATTGCACCATAAAAGAAGGCCCTGTTAGTAGATTTGGAGGAAAAGGTTCCACTCCCCTCATATATCTCCAGGAGTGCTGATCATTTTCCTGAATCTGTGAATCCtaatctcaaaaaaaaaaaaatcagtgtGAATCCTTGTATGGAAACCCAGATTTGCAAGTACTGTACCAGACCCTCCATGGAAAGGCTCCCTTGGATATCACTTACCCATCTTCGGTTATCAAGAACCTGTGCCACTGTCCGGTTATTCACACACCTATTCGAAACACTACTGACCATGGCGGATCCCAAATCAGTCAAAGAACAACCGTGCAGTTAGAACGCCCCACCTAACCAACCCGACCATAAAACCCAGGTGTTATAGTGGGAGGGGTGGGGGCCTTTATCCTTGGTCCAACAGTAAGTGCTAGGGATTTCAGATGAAGGATGCTGGAGATATCACTGACCAGCTGTACAGCCCCCTCCTCATATCTAATTGGTATCACACAACTTTTCTGAATATTAGTTTGCAGATCAGAAGCTTTACCAAAGCAATCTAATATTTCCTTTGTGATCTGCAACTCTTCTTGTGCTGGCCGGATAAATAAAGCGACATCATCTGCATTGAGTGATAAACGCTTATCAGCAGCCCGATTAGCCAAAGGTTCTAACAAGCCCCCCGTCCCCAGCCTTGATAAATATGCTGTTCAGCACATCCATAACTCAGAACAAAAAGCATAGGAGATAAGTGATCCCCTTGCAGTACTACTCATAATATATTTTACACCTTGTTCCTATTTTAATCTTGAATTGGTGTTTTATTTGCTCAACTAGAAGGACTTCCACCTACAAACACATATTCTCCTTCTGCTGTCTGTATTAAAGTATTGTGAAATGACACAAGAAATCATAGGTGCCACCGCTTAGGCTGATAGTGGTGTCAAGGCCAATGCCACTTACGAGGATGGGGTTTGTCAAAAGTCGTCCTCACCCTTCAACTAGCCATGACTGGACAAACTCAAACATCtttccaaaagaaaaaaaaactcaaaCAAATTTAAGAGCATGTCCTGAAATTTTAAAGCATGAACTTCATCTAACAACAATATGGCAGTACAGTCGTTTAAGAAAACCAGTATTTTAAAGTCTTTCATTGACTCCTTTTGGTCTACCCTAAATCTTGTAAGTTCTTTGAGACCCAGATTGTTTCGGGTTGGCCTAAACCTTGCCAGTAAGGTttgttttcttttccccttctccatTGTTTCTGGTTGGCCTAAACCTTGCCGGTAAGGTTtgttttcttttcctcttctcCCCTTTAGTTAAGATTCTCTTGTCAAGTATTACCCAAACATGGATGGAAGTAAAGAATTTGGGGATTTGTCTATTTGAATTTTGTATAATACTAAACTAAGTAAAAGTGGTAATTCCTTGTCCAACTGTACAGATTATTTCTTTCTCTTAATTTCATGCAAAGAGCAGTTTCCGAACACAATTATAACATATGACACATCAACTTACAGGTATGGGAGTATATGATGCTATGAAATTTTGTAAGGCTGACGTCTCAACTGTTTGCTTTGGATTGGCGGCTTCTATGGGTGCATTTTTACTTGCTGCTGGGACAAAGGGTAAGAGGTATTGCATGCCAAATGCGAGGATTATGATCCATCAGCCATCAGGTGGTGCTGGTGGGAAAGTAAGTAACAGTTGTTTGTTGTTTTGTTGTTTTGTTGCTTTGTGCTATTTGTTTCTTGTAAGATGTGCTGTGTTACCTGTTTCTATTTAGTTGAGACAGAATATAACATTGAGATCAAAGTTGGAGCATCTTTTTTCTTAATATTCTTTTACTACTGCCTATTTTTTATGCTCTTACTTTGTGGCTCTTGCTGTGTTTCATCTGTAGCCTAAACATATTGCTTGGGACTAAATGTCTTTGTTGTTGCTACGACTAAGATTCTGTTTCCTTTTTTCCCCTTTTTTCTTAAAAAGAACTCGACCAGGGGAGAGGCGTCCCCTGATTTTTGTCTTAAGAAGATTGTGCCGCGACTCAAATCCGGGCTGACTCAGCGAACCTCTTCTCTGACGTGTTTGGCTGACCAGTCACTGTGAGAGTGTTGGTTTTTTTTTTTCTGCATGAAAAGGCATGTTCATCTTATTAGATTTTTATTATACAAAAATGGGGGATTTGGTGTAACCATATGTCACAATTACCTGAACTAGTGGCACAAATAACAATATCATGGTACACTATATTCCATTGACAATAGGCTTGTGAGTGCGGTAGCGATAAACAGCTCCTTAGCTCATATCTGGTTCGTTTGTGGTACATTTATTCTTATAACTTCTGAAATTGGAGTCCTTTTTTTTGAAAGGAGTGAAATTGGAGTCTGAAACTGAACTAAATATGTCAAAATCAGAGAAAAGGGCCTTGAGAAACTGAGATTGGAACCTTCAACCAGAATCTTCCATTACAGATTGATGAGAATTGAGAAGTAGGCTGCATGATGTTCTAGGCCTATCCTTTGTTTTGCAATACTGCTGACTTGGCTTTGTTTCTGATCCATGTCAAATAAATATGCTGCCAAGGCACATTATACTGTTTTTCTGACTCTAGTATGTAGAAAACAGTGACACTGATTTATGGGTTTACCTTGCTTATTCTTGTAGGTCACAGAGATGGGACTACAGATAAGAGAGATGATGTACGAGAAGATTAAGATCAATAAAATATTGTCGAGAATTACTGGAAAACCTGAAGAGCAGGTACTTCAGAATTTCTTGCATGATGCTTGCTTTTCGTGAAGCAACAGAAAGTTTTGTTGCAGACATGTATTGATTGCCATTTCTTGTAGATTGATGAGGACACAAAGTTTGACTATTTCATGAGTCCTTGGGAAGCCAAGGATTATGGGATAGTTGACAGCATTATAGACGAGGGAAAACCAGGGTTGGTGGCTCCCTTGGCAGGAGCTGTGCCGCCTCCAAAATCACGTGTGTGGTACTTGTGGAAGGCTTCAGGGCCGACTAGGAAGATCATGAAGGATCTACCTTCCGAGGAGAAACTAGTTCTCAATGGTAATGGTAGTGCAACTGGAGATGATGGTAAGGTCAAGAAGACCTCGGCAAGTTGAAGCCTGCCTTCTAGCTTACAGTAATTTAATGGAAGGTGGCTTTGCTATGGCGGAAGGCGATGATAGGATGATGGAGTTCCGATAAGTAATATTCAACGTGCATTGCTGCTTTTGGCTGAAGCTCCAACGAGCCCTCTCGATGACCTTTTACTCCGTTTTCATCATGGGTAGTAAAATTGCGTAGCATCCCAGTTCAGATTCTAATGTAATGCTCATTTTAATGCCATGTCATTGACAACAAAGTTTGTCACCACACCGTTGATGTGAAGTGGATAGGCGTGATCACCGCCTCCATCCTCATGCTTGTCGAAGGATTGATTACCAATTAAACCATAATGACACATGCATGATTTTTTTTCTCTGCATGCAGCGTGTGCGGACTCCATGGAACCATGGAGGTTCATTGCAGTTAATGAAATTTTGGAGCAAGAGATGGATTCCAGGCGCATTTAAGGCTTACTTGTGCATGGGTAGTGTGACGAGACATTAATCCTGCATGCATGCAACACtcaaaacatgattctagggtgTAATTCCTGATACATGAGTGAGACACACACAAAAAACGCATGTCACACCTGGTTTAAAAAAAGGAACTGAATGTattaggatcaagttccacatatATGATAGACCGTACAAGTTTATATCCGAAATAATA
Protein-coding sequences here:
- the LOC112893467 gene encoding ATP-dependent Clp protease proteolytic subunit 3, chloroplastic; this translates as MEAVAATMAALPAPPCTSSSPSSVFLTPNSSTGRRMAPWAVSVRASAATSVRGTHSVGWDPSGLAAARPAARKVRLEELDTTNMLLRQRIVFLGSPVDDTSADLIISQLLLLDAEDQTKDITLFVNSPGGSITAGMGVYDAMKFCKADVSTVCFGLAASMGAFLLAAGTKGKRYCMPNARIMIHQPSGGAGGKVTEMGLQIREMMYEKIKINKILSRITGKPEEQIDEDTKFDYFMSPWEAKDYGIVDSIIDEGKPGLVAPLAGAVPPPKSRVWYLWKASGPTRKIMKDLPSEEKLVLNGNGSATGDDGKVKKTSAS